Proteins encoded together in one Altererythrobacter epoxidivorans window:
- a CDS encoding TonB-dependent receptor, with protein sequence MAVTAGMAAPAAAQDTSGTATANAGAVAPSQDPNVIIVTAQRREEDLQDVPVAVTVFGDVDRDRLGIDTIQDMTNVTPGLSFNAQLDRLSVRGVGRLTNIIGSDPGVAVYNDGLYTSSNAEASKSSMFVQSVQILRGPQGTLFGRNSVGGAINVISKRPADILGGEWRLSGDRYGGLVAEGVLTGPISDALKFRASVQMGPRPIDEAFKNIGPGDDQGSLKRMLFEGQLEYDAGDAFNLWLKYSHAEWDHELYGQTNLVTPYSTAEIFPSGALVPNPGYGYTETNPGVDDPWTINRNTTNEDTLSRNHNFVANMQIALTDDVQLKYVGGYSQYLYTLYTDLDYSSATLRDEAVGSFYGSYSYDPTYIQRYVEDKSYYSNELTLSNSGAGAPFNWVLGLYQYHERFKQPIDWFQGGAGTDDMALALANPVCVDAAFGIQASCAENPLRSFYSGTGDLEIDSYAAFGQADFMVTDALKITAGLRYSSDKKKGSETYRLVNYNPVGSAYCVLEPYGVIGFGGCGPFTAAQDITTYVLQVPGSGPQARELSGTYDGWSWRLGLDYEFSPDAMIYASYNRGLKAGGFNLGNFAAQPEVKNEKVDAFEVGIKTRPMPRTTLNVTGFYYDYRDAQIPISVPLSAALGLNTTNFFNIDKTRSLGLEVETSWNVTDQLELTGTYSYLDSTIQKAPRLFDDPNQPGTVLVDLEGKRSPTTSKHKLYLAGLYDVPIGDAHLMFAASYAYRSKAYYDVFNSVTGKAPGWDQVDARVTYIDPTGKLTLIGYVRNVFDTVGYIGAAGNGGTSAPGYGQLYSYNPPRQIGAELQVRF encoded by the coding sequence ATGGCAGTCACGGCCGGCATGGCAGCGCCAGCTGCGGCGCAAGATACCTCTGGCACGGCCACCGCAAACGCAGGCGCCGTAGCACCTTCCCAGGACCCGAATGTCATCATCGTGACCGCACAACGGCGCGAGGAAGACCTCCAGGACGTTCCTGTCGCTGTGACTGTATTCGGCGATGTCGACCGTGACCGACTGGGCATCGACACCATTCAGGACATGACCAATGTCACGCCGGGTCTCAGCTTCAACGCGCAGCTCGACAGGCTTTCCGTTCGCGGCGTCGGCCGCCTGACCAACATCATCGGGTCCGATCCTGGCGTCGCAGTCTATAATGACGGGCTCTACACCTCTTCCAATGCCGAAGCGTCGAAGAGTTCCATGTTCGTCCAGTCGGTCCAGATCCTGCGCGGGCCGCAGGGTACGCTGTTCGGTCGCAATTCCGTCGGCGGCGCGATCAACGTCATTTCGAAGCGCCCTGCCGATATCCTCGGCGGCGAATGGCGGCTTTCGGGTGACCGCTATGGCGGCCTGGTCGCCGAAGGCGTGCTGACGGGTCCGATTTCCGATGCGCTCAAGTTTCGTGCCTCGGTCCAGATGGGGCCGCGACCGATCGACGAAGCGTTCAAGAACATCGGCCCCGGTGACGATCAGGGATCGCTCAAACGGATGCTGTTCGAAGGGCAGCTTGAATATGACGCGGGCGATGCGTTCAACCTCTGGCTGAAATATTCGCACGCCGAGTGGGATCACGAACTGTATGGCCAGACCAATCTCGTCACCCCCTATTCGACCGCAGAAATCTTCCCGTCAGGCGCGCTGGTTCCGAATCCCGGCTACGGCTACACCGAAACCAATCCCGGCGTTGACGATCCCTGGACGATCAACCGCAATACTACCAACGAGGATACGCTCAGCCGCAACCACAACTTCGTGGCCAATATGCAGATCGCGCTGACAGACGATGTCCAGCTGAAATACGTCGGTGGCTATTCGCAATATCTCTACACGCTCTATACCGACCTCGATTATTCGTCGGCGACCTTGCGGGACGAGGCAGTCGGCTCCTTCTATGGCTCGTATTCCTACGACCCGACCTACATCCAGCGATATGTCGAGGATAAGAGCTATTATTCGAACGAGCTGACACTCTCGAATTCCGGTGCGGGCGCGCCATTCAACTGGGTGCTCGGCCTCTACCAGTATCACGAACGCTTCAAACAGCCGATTGACTGGTTCCAGGGTGGTGCGGGAACCGACGACATGGCCCTCGCGCTGGCAAACCCGGTGTGCGTCGACGCGGCATTCGGCATCCAGGCCTCCTGCGCGGAAAACCCGCTTCGCTCGTTCTATTCGGGCACGGGTGACCTTGAAATCGATAGTTACGCCGCTTTCGGGCAGGCGGACTTCATGGTGACGGACGCGCTGAAGATCACGGCAGGGCTGCGCTATTCTTCCGACAAGAAGAAGGGCAGCGAAACCTATCGTCTCGTGAACTACAATCCGGTGGGCTCGGCCTACTGCGTTCTGGAACCCTATGGCGTGATCGGTTTCGGTGGCTGCGGCCCCTTCACCGCCGCGCAGGATATCACGACCTATGTCCTTCAGGTGCCGGGATCGGGTCCGCAGGCACGCGAACTCAGTGGAACCTACGACGGTTGGTCGTGGCGCCTCGGGCTCGACTATGAGTTCAGCCCCGATGCCATGATCTACGCCAGCTACAATCGCGGCCTGAAGGCTGGCGGCTTCAACCTCGGCAACTTTGCGGCCCAGCCGGAAGTGAAGAACGAAAAGGTCGACGCGTTCGAGGTTGGCATCAAGACCCGGCCGATGCCGCGGACGACCCTGAACGTTACCGGCTTCTATTACGATTACCGCGACGCCCAGATTCCGATCTCTGTCCCGTTGAGCGCGGCGCTCGGCCTGAACACGACAAACTTCTTCAATATCGACAAGACACGCTCGCTCGGCCTCGAGGTCGAAACGTCATGGAACGTGACCGATCAGCTGGAGCTCACCGGAACATATTCCTATCTCGACTCCACCATCCAGAAGGCACCGCGCCTGTTCGACGATCCGAACCAGCCCGGCACGGTCCTGGTCGATCTGGAAGGCAAGCGTTCACCGACGACGTCGAAGCACAAGCTTTACCTCGCCGGACTGTACGACGTGCCGATCGGCGATGCACACCTGATGTTTGCTGCGAGCTATGCCTATCGCTCCAAGGCTTATTACGATGTTTTCAACTCGGTGACCGGCAAGGCGCCGGGTTGGGACCAGGTCGACGCCCGCGTCACCTATATCGATCCGACGGGCAAGCTGACGCTTATCGGCTATGTCCGCAATGTCTTCGACACCGTGGGGTATATCGGTGCCGCCGGAAATGGCGGCACCAGTGCACCGGGCTACGGCCAGCTATATTCCTACAACCCGCCGCGCCAGATCGGTGCGGAATTGCAGGTTCGCTTCTGA